The Cyclopterus lumpus isolate fCycLum1 chromosome 6, fCycLum1.pri, whole genome shotgun sequence genome contains a region encoding:
- the si:dkeyp-59c12.1 gene encoding ras-related and estrogen-regulated growth inhibitor-like protein codes for MDANIVVMGTESVGKSAITVRLLTRRFIGEYGDIESIYSHSFGREFTLNIWDSPYSEDVETSLFEKKVQWADGYVLVYSICDRASFNSVSRLIQTIKSTKDYLSADKVPIVIVGNKRDLHHRRTVLSEEGRLLALNTDCHFYEVSAAENYHSVLMVFHGLVDRMKDAKLTSKRPLGFRGIVKTMSAVFARRRTDSF; via the exons ATGGATGCCAACATTGTTGTTATGGGGACAGAAAGCGTCGGGAAATCAG CGATTACTGTGCGTCTCTTAACTCGGAGATTCATCGGAGAGTATGGAGATATTG AATCCATCTACAGTCACAGTTTTGGGAGGGAATTCACTCTCAATATTTGGGATTCACCTTATTCTGAG GATGTGGAGACCTCACTCTTTGAGAAGAAGGTCCAATGGGCAGACGGCTACGTTCTCGTCTACAGCATCTGCGACAGGGCCAGTTTCAACTCGGTCAGCAGGCTCATTCAGACCATCAAGTCCACGAAAGACTACCTGAGTGCAGATAAAGTGCCCATAGTGATTGTGGGTAACAAGAGGGACCTGCACCACAGACGGACAGTCCTGAGCGAGGAAGGCCGGCTGCTGGCGCTCAACACGGACTGCCACTTCTACGAGGTGTCGGCGGCTGAGAACTACCACAGCGTGCTCATGGTGTTTCACGGACTGGTGGACAGAATGAAGGACGCCAAGCTGACCTCAAAGAGGCCTCTGGGGTTCAGGGGCATAGTGAAAACCATGTCGGCAGTGTTTGCCAGGAGACGGACAGACTCCTTTTAG